The following coding sequences are from one Streptococcus mitis window:
- a CDS encoding restriction endonuclease subunit S produces MFSTLDSVSNLYTGNSINATEKKKYFSGVDGINYIATKDVNFDNTINYDNGIRIPDNYLSKFKISYFNSVLLCLEGGSAGRKIGLLKQDVCFGNKLCNLSFYYGENKFLYYFLQSPQFLSDFQKINLE; encoded by the coding sequence ATGTTTTCAACTCTAGATAGTGTCTCCAATCTCTACACTGGAAATAGTATTAACGCTACTGAAAAGAAAAAATATTTTTCTGGAGTAGATGGGATTAATTATATTGCAACCAAGGATGTCAACTTTGATAATACTATTAATTATGATAACGGCATTAGAATTCCCGATAACTATTTGTCAAAATTCAAAATTAGCTATTTCAATTCTGTATTGCTGTGCTTAGAAGGTGGTAGTGCTGGACGCAAAATAGGATTGTTGAAACAAGATGTCTGCTTTGGTAATAAGTTGTGTAATTTATCATTTTACTACGGAGAAAATAAATTTCTTTATTATTTTCTTCAAAGTCCACAATTTTTAAGTGATTTCCAAAAAATAAATCTGGAATAA
- a CDS encoding FUSC family protein, which translates to MSYFKKYKFDKSQFKLGMRTFKTGIAVFLVLLIFGFFGWKGLQIGALTAVFSLRESFDKSVHFGTSRILGNSIGGLYALVFFLLNTFFHEAFWVTLVVVPICTMLTIMTNVAMNNKAGVIGGVAAMLIITLSIPSGETILYVFARVSETFMGVFVAILVNYDIDRIRLFLEKKEK; encoded by the coding sequence ATGAGTTATTTTAAAAAATATAAATTCGATAAATCCCAGTTCAAACTTGGTATGCGAACCTTTAAAACAGGTATTGCTGTTTTTCTAGTTCTCTTGATTTTTGGCTTTTTTGGCTGGAAAGGTCTTCAAATCGGTGCTTTGACAGCGGTTTTTAGTCTGAGGGAGAGCTTTGATAAGAGTGTTCATTTCGGAACTTCGCGTATTCTTGGAAATAGTATCGGTGGTCTCTATGCCCTGGTCTTCTTCCTATTAAATACCTTTTTCCACGAAGCCTTTTGGGTGACCTTGGTAGTTGTTCCAATCTGCACCATGTTAACCATTATGACAAATGTAGCCATGAATAACAAAGCAGGGGTTATTGGTGGTGTAGCAGCTATGTTAATCATTACCCTATCGATTCCGAGTGGTGAAACAATTTTGTACGTGTTTGCGCGTGTATCAGAAACGTTCATGGGAGTTTTTGTCGCAATTCTCGTAAATTACGATATTGATCGTATTCGGCTCTTTTTAGAGAAAAAAGAAAAATAA
- a CDS encoding restriction endonuclease subunit S, with product MTPEQLKASILQRAMEGKLVPQNPNDEPASELLKRIKAEKEKLISEGKIKRDKKETEIFRGDDGKHYEKFADGSVQEIKVPYDIPENWEWVKVGNICTTNIGLTFKPSEVQETGIPIYKANNIKNGKISTLDLAFVSEKTIIKENEWLNKNDILMAVRSGSKQLVGKTAIVGNLKMKTSFGAFMSVIRPISVSSTFMNYFFQSSHFRSQLDDANTTTIFQVTQKMLKETLLPLPPLAEQKRIVAQIERALKKVEIYAESYNRLEQLDKEFPDKLKKSILQYAMQGKLVEQDPNDESVEVLLEKIRAEKQKLFEEGKIKKKDLEIPIVSQGDDNSYYEEVPYEIPKSWEWVRFSTLVEIVRGGSPRPIKDYLTSEVDGINWIKIGDTEKGEKYINNVKEKIKKSGLNKTRFVKKGTFLLTNSMSFGRPYILNVDGAIHDGWLAISNYENSLNRDYLFYILSSNVVYSQFLYLISGAVVKNLNSDKVASILIPLPPLSEQTRIVDKIEQSFAHIDALI from the coding sequence ATGACACCAGAACAACTTAAAGCAAGTATTCTCCAAAGAGCGATGGAAGGGAAATTAGTGCCGCAAAATCCCAATGACGAACCTGCAAGTGAATTGTTAAAGAGAATTAAAGCTGAAAAAGAAAAACTTATCAGTGAAGGAAAAATCAAACGAGATAAAAAGGAAACCGAGATATTTCGTGGTGATGATGGGAAACATTATGAGAAGTTCGCTGATGGAAGTGTTCAAGAAATTAAGGTACCTTATGATATTCCTGAGAATTGGGAGTGGGTGAAGGTTGGTAATATTTGTACTACAAATATTGGGCTGACTTTTAAACCGAGTGAAGTTCAAGAAACAGGAATACCTATCTATAAGGCTAATAATATTAAAAACGGGAAAATTAGCACACTAGATTTAGCCTTTGTATCTGAAAAAACGATAATAAAGGAAAATGAGTGGCTAAACAAAAATGATATTTTAATGGCTGTTAGAAGTGGTAGTAAGCAGCTTGTCGGAAAGACAGCTATTGTCGGAAATTTAAAGATGAAAACGAGTTTTGGTGCATTTATGTCAGTAATTCGTCCTATATCCGTCTCCTCCACTTTTATGAACTATTTTTTTCAATCAAGTCATTTCAGAAGTCAGCTTGACGATGCAAACACAACTACAATTTTTCAAGTTACTCAAAAAATGTTAAAGGAAACTCTCCTCCCCCTTCCACCTCTCGCCGAACAAAAACGAATTGTTGCTCAAATTGAACGAGCCTTGAAAAAGGTTGAAATTTACGCTGAAAGTTATAATAGATTAGAACAGCTAGATAAAGAATTTCCAGATAAACTAAAAAAATCTATTCTTCAATATGCTATGCAAGGAAAATTAGTTGAACAAGACCCAAATGATGAATCAGTCGAAGTTTTACTTGAAAAAATACGAGCAGAAAAGCAAAAACTTTTCGAAGAAGGCAAGATTAAAAAGAAAGATTTAGAGATTCCAATTGTTTCCCAAGGAGATGATAACTCTTATTATGAGGAAGTTCCTTATGAAATACCAAAAAGTTGGGAGTGGGTGAGGTTTTCTACATTGGTTGAAATTGTTAGAGGTGGTTCTCCACGACCAATCAAAGATTATCTTACTTCTGAAGTAGATGGAATAAATTGGATAAAAATAGGTGATACTGAAAAGGGTGAAAAGTATATAAATAATGTTAAAGAAAAAATCAAAAAATCAGGGCTTAACAAAACTAGATTTGTAAAAAAAGGTACATTTTTGTTAACTAATTCTATGAGTTTTGGTAGACCTTATATTTTGAATGTTGATGGTGCAATACACGATGGATGGTTGGCTATTTCGAACTATGAAAACTCTTTAAATAGAGATTACCTATTCTATATCCTTTCATCAAATGTAGTTTATTCTCAATTTTTATATCTAATTAGTGGAGCTGTTGTGAAAAACTTGAATAGTGATAAAGTTGCTTCTATTCTAATCCCCCTCCCCCCACTATCCGAACAAACTAGAATCGTTGATAAAATCGAACAATCTTTCGCCCATATTGACGCACTAATTTAG
- the hsdR gene encoding EcoAI/FtnUII family type I restriction enzme subunit R — protein MVEFIKSKKEMSEEDIKANFITPAIVSKGWKNGEHIAYEEYFTDGRIEVRGDKARRKEGKKSDYSLYYQFGTRIAIVEAKDNKHSVRAGLQQAIEYGEILDVPFVYSSNGDGFIEHDRITREERELELDEFPTREELFSRMTKEKGLTYEITEAISTPYYTDAFSMKMPRYYQQIAINRTIETVARGQKRVMFVMATGTGKTFMAFQIIHRLRKAGLAKRVLFLADRNILVDQTMAEDFKPFEKVMTKITPKLLTAPEKLNSFEIYLGLYQQLTGEDGTETHYQKFDKDFFDLIVIDEAHRGSAKEDSNWRKVIDYFSSATQIGMTATPKETKNASNTEYFGEPIYTYSLKQGIEDGFLAPYRVMRVNLDVDVDGYRPETGKVDSNGQLIEDRYYGRKDFDKTIVIDNRTQRVAKFVSDYMKQNNTRFDKTIVFCVDIDHAERMRAALVKENLDLVQEDYRYVMQVTGDNAEGKAQLDNFMDVNSNFPAIVTTSKLLTTGVNAKTCRLIVLDSNIQSMTEFKQIIGRGTRLYPQKGKEFFTIIDFRNVTNLFADPDFDGEPVKVLETGAKTNNGTTPGFVNEGSDPVEKYIVTDKQVTILNSTVQVLDENGKLITESLTDYTRKNILGSYATLNDFITVWHTADKKKLILDELYKKGVYLDAIRESEGISEQEIDDFDLLLKLAYGQKELTKTERINKLKQSGYLYKYSEEARAVLEILLDKYMDKGIGELESIETLKLPEFQIYGGTFKIINTYFGDKKRYLQAIKELEQELFTVA, from the coding sequence ATGGTTGAGTTTATAAAGTCTAAGAAAGAAATGAGTGAGGAGGATATTAAAGCAAATTTCATCACTCCTGCTATTGTATCCAAAGGATGGAAAAATGGTGAGCATATCGCTTACGAAGAATACTTCACTGATGGTCGAATCGAGGTTAGAGGAGATAAAGCTCGTCGTAAAGAAGGAAAAAAATCAGACTATTCACTGTATTACCAATTTGGAACTCGAATTGCAATTGTTGAAGCAAAGGATAATAAACACAGCGTTCGAGCAGGATTACAACAAGCTATTGAATATGGAGAGATTTTAGATGTTCCATTTGTTTATTCTTCGAATGGTGATGGCTTTATTGAACACGACCGTATCACGAGAGAAGAACGTGAGCTGGAGTTAGACGAATTCCCTACTCGTGAAGAATTATTTTCTCGTATGACGAAGGAAAAAGGATTGACGTACGAAATTACAGAAGCTATCTCAACTCCATACTATACAGACGCCTTCTCAATGAAAATGCCACGCTATTATCAGCAAATAGCTATCAACCGTACTATTGAAACAGTTGCCAGAGGACAAAAACGAGTAATGTTTGTGATGGCAACAGGAACAGGGAAAACGTTCATGGCTTTTCAAATTATTCATCGCCTTCGAAAAGCTGGTTTGGCTAAACGAGTTTTATTCTTAGCGGATAGAAACATCTTAGTAGACCAAACGATGGCTGAAGACTTTAAGCCATTCGAAAAGGTAATGACGAAAATTACACCAAAACTTTTGACTGCTCCTGAAAAATTAAATTCTTTTGAAATTTATCTAGGGCTTTATCAGCAACTAACTGGTGAAGATGGAACTGAAACACACTATCAAAAGTTTGACAAAGACTTCTTTGATTTAATCGTAATTGATGAAGCGCACCGTGGTTCAGCTAAGGAAGACAGTAACTGGCGTAAGGTGATTGATTATTTCAGTTCTGCGACACAGATTGGGATGACCGCTACTCCTAAAGAAACCAAGAATGCTTCCAATACGGAATACTTTGGTGAGCCAATCTATACTTATAGTTTAAAACAGGGAATCGAGGATGGTTTTTTGGCTCCATATCGTGTTATGAGGGTTAATTTAGATGTGGATGTGGATGGTTATCGTCCAGAAACTGGAAAAGTTGATTCTAACGGACAATTAATAGAAGATAGGTACTACGGCAGGAAAGATTTTGACAAAACCATTGTCATTGATAATAGAACGCAAAGAGTTGCCAAGTTTGTTTCTGATTATATGAAGCAAAACAATACACGATTTGATAAAACAATTGTTTTTTGTGTTGATATTGACCATGCCGAGCGAATGCGTGCTGCACTTGTAAAAGAGAATCTAGACTTAGTCCAAGAAGACTATCGTTATGTCATGCAAGTAACTGGTGACAACGCTGAAGGTAAAGCTCAACTGGATAACTTTATGGATGTCAATTCTAATTTTCCTGCTATTGTAACAACGTCTAAATTATTAACGACAGGAGTTAATGCTAAAACATGTCGTTTGATTGTTTTAGACTCTAATATCCAATCCATGACTGAATTTAAACAAATTATTGGTCGTGGCACACGTCTTTATCCTCAAAAGGGGAAAGAATTTTTTACGATTATTGATTTTCGAAATGTTACCAATTTGTTTGCTGACCCTGATTTTGATGGAGAACCAGTGAAGGTTCTGGAAACGGGCGCAAAAACAAACAATGGTACTACACCTGGTTTTGTAAACGAAGGTAGTGACCCAGTAGAAAAATATATCGTTACAGACAAGCAGGTTACCATTCTTAATTCTACTGTTCAAGTATTGGACGAAAACGGGAAACTGATTACCGAAAGCCTGACCGATTACACTCGGAAGAATATCTTAGGTAGCTACGCCACTTTGAACGATTTTATCACAGTTTGGCATACGGCAGATAAAAAGAAGCTTATCTTAGACGAACTTTATAAAAAAGGAGTTTATCTAGATGCTATTCGAGAGTCGGAGGGAATATCAGAACAAGAAATCGATGATTTTGATTTACTCCTAAAACTTGCCTATGGTCAAAAAGAATTAACCAAAACAGAACGTATCAATAAACTCAAACAAAGCGGATATTTATATAAATATAGTGAGGAAGCGCGTGCTGTTTTGGAAATTTTACTGGACAAATACATGGATAAAGGTATTGGAGAACTCGAAAGCATTGAAACATTAAAACTTCCAGAATTTCAGATATATGGTGGAACCTTCAAAATCATCAATACTTATTTTGGAGATAAAAAACGATATTTACAAGCAATTAAAGAATTGGAGCAAGAGCTATTTACAGTAGCTTAA
- a CDS encoding glutamine synthetase, with the protein MQNFHLFCSYSLVFFYTSDDKSNSQKSQEDFLKNK; encoded by the coding sequence ATTCAAAACTTCCACCTTTTCTGCAGTTACTCCTTGGTTTTCTTCTACACGTCTGATGATAAATCTAATTCTCAAAAGAGTCAAGAGGATTTTTTGAAAAATAAATAG
- the psrA gene encoding tyrosine-type DNA invertase PsrA, whose protein sequence is MKDFELHLKKAGLAENTVRSYLYGVRVFLENYELKMEDLFEYKGYLLDNFKPKTVNLRLQGVNKYLAFIGHDDLKLKFVKVQQKPFLEDVISHADYLFLKRSLKKDGILKWHFVVWFLGATGARVSELIKLKVEHVEIGYFDIYSKGGKIRRLYIPKKLRNSCLNWLESENRRSGYLFLNKFNEPITARGVAQQLKNYADKYKMNPKVIYPHSFRHLFAKNFLAKYNDIALLADLMGHESIETTRIYLRKTATEQQNIVDKIVNW, encoded by the coding sequence TTGAAAGATTTTGAATTACATTTGAAGAAAGCTGGTTTAGCTGAAAATACTGTGCGATCATACCTTTATGGTGTTCGAGTTTTCTTGGAGAATTACGAACTCAAAATGGAAGATTTATTTGAATACAAGGGATATTTATTAGACAATTTTAAACCTAAAACTGTCAATTTGAGACTACAAGGAGTAAATAAATATCTGGCCTTTATTGGTCATGATGATTTGAAATTAAAATTTGTCAAAGTACAGCAAAAACCGTTTTTAGAAGATGTCATTAGCCATGCTGATTACCTTTTTCTTAAACGTAGTTTGAAAAAAGATGGTATTTTAAAATGGCATTTTGTTGTTTGGTTTTTAGGTGCAACTGGGGCTCGTGTAAGTGAACTTATTAAACTAAAAGTGGAGCATGTAGAAATCGGTTATTTTGACATTTACTCAAAAGGTGGTAAAATTCGTAGACTGTATATTCCTAAAAAATTAAGAAATAGTTGTCTTAATTGGTTAGAATCAGAAAATCGCCGAAGTGGTTATTTATTTTTGAATAAATTTAATGAACCAATTACAGCAAGAGGAGTTGCTCAACAGTTAAAAAATTATGCTGATAAATACAAAATGAATCCTAAAGTAATTTACCCTCATTCTTTTAGGCATTTATTTGCTAAGAATTTTTTAGCGAAGTATAACGATATTGCTTTACTAGCAGATTTGATGGGACATGAAAGTATAGAAACTACTCGAATTTATCTAAGAAAAACAGCTACCGAACAACAAAATATTGTAGATAAAATTGTTAATTGGTAA
- a CDS encoding HsdM family class I SAM-dependent methyltransferase, translating to MSITSFVKRIQDITRNDAGVNGDAQRIEQMSWLLFLKIYDSREMVWELEEDEYESIIPEELKWRNWAHAQNGERVLTGDELLDFVNNKLFKELKELEITSNMPIRKTIVKSAFEDANNYMKNGVLLRQIINVIDEVDFNSPEDRHSFNDIYEKILKDIQNAGNSGEFYTPRAATDFIAEVLDPKLGESMADLACGTGGFLTSTLNRLSSQRKTSEDTKKYNTAVFGIEKKAFPHLLAVTNLFLHEIDDPKIVHGNTLEKNVREYTDDEKFDIIMMNPPFGGSELETIKNNFPAELRSSETADLFMAVIMYRLKENGRVGVILPDGFLFGEGVKTRLKQKLVDEFNLHTIIRLPHSVFAPYTGIHTNILFFDKTKKTEETWFYRLDMPDGYKNFSKTKPMKSEHFNPVRDWWENREEILEGKFYKSKSFTPSELAELNYNLDQCGFPKEEEEILNPFELIQNYQAERATLNHKIDNVLADILQLLEDK from the coding sequence ATGTCAATTACGTCATTTGTAAAAAGAATTCAAGATATCACTCGAAACGATGCTGGTGTTAATGGTGATGCTCAACGTATTGAGCAAATGTCTTGGTTATTATTCTTAAAAATTTATGATAGCCGTGAAATGGTTTGGGAATTAGAAGAAGACGAGTATGAGTCAATTATCCCAGAGGAATTAAAATGGAGAAATTGGGCTCATGCTCAAAATGGGGAACGGGTATTGACAGGCGATGAATTACTTGATTTTGTCAATAACAAGTTATTCAAGGAGTTGAAAGAGCTTGAAATAACTTCAAATATGCCTATTCGAAAAACGATTGTTAAATCAGCTTTTGAAGATGCGAACAACTATATGAAAAATGGCGTCTTGTTACGCCAAATCATCAATGTTATTGATGAAGTTGATTTCAATAGCCCTGAAGATCGTCATTCGTTTAATGATATTTACGAAAAAATTCTTAAAGATATTCAAAATGCTGGGAACTCAGGAGAATTTTATACGCCACGTGCAGCGACTGATTTTATTGCCGAAGTTCTTGACCCAAAACTTGGAGAATCAATGGCAGACCTTGCTTGCGGAACAGGAGGATTCTTGACTTCAACTCTGAACCGTTTAAGTAGTCAACGTAAAACTAGTGAAGATACCAAAAAATATAATACAGCTGTTTTTGGTATTGAAAAGAAAGCATTTCCTCATCTTTTAGCAGTTACAAATCTGTTTCTTCACGAAATTGATGACCCTAAAATTGTTCATGGAAATACTTTGGAGAAAAATGTTCGTGAATATACGGATGATGAAAAATTTGACATTATTATGATGAATCCACCTTTTGGAGGGTCAGAATTAGAAACAATAAAAAATAACTTTCCAGCAGAATTACGGAGTTCTGAAACGGCTGATTTATTTATGGCTGTCATTATGTATCGTTTGAAAGAAAATGGTCGTGTTGGAGTTATTTTACCTGATGGTTTTCTATTTGGTGAAGGTGTAAAAACTCGCTTGAAACAAAAACTGGTAGATGAGTTCAACTTGCATACGATTATTAGGTTGCCTCATAGTGTCTTTGCACCGTATACAGGAATCCATACGAACATTCTTTTCTTTGATAAAACAAAGAAAACAGAAGAAACTTGGTTTTATCGTTTAGATATGCCAGATGGTTATAAAAATTTCTCGAAAACTAAGCCAATGAAGTCAGAACACTTCAATCCTGTTCGTGACTGGTGGGAAAATCGTGAAGAGATTCTGGAAGGTAAGTTCTACAAATCTAAATCATTTACACCTAGTGAATTAGCTGAGTTGAATTATAATTTAGACCAGTGTGGTTTTCCAAAAGAGGAAGAGGAAATCTTAAATCCATTTGAGTTGATTCAGAATTATCAAGCAGAAAGAGCAACTTTAAATCATAAGATTGATAATGTATTAGCTGATATTTTGCAGTTGTTGGAGGACAAATAA
- the glnA gene encoding type I glutamate--ammonia ligase codes for MPITAADIRREVKEKNVTFIRLMFSDILGTMKNVEIPATDEQLDKVLSNKAMFDGSSIEGFVRINESDMYLYPDLDTWTVFPWGDENGSVAGLICDVYTTEGEPFAGDPRGNLKRALRHMEEVGFKSFNLGPEPEFFLFKLDENGDPTLEVNDKGGYFDLAPTDLADNTRREIVNVLTKMGFEVEASHHEVAVGQHEIDFKYDEVLRACDKIQIFKLVVKTIARKHGLYATFMAKPKFGIAGSGMHCNMSLFDAEGNNAFFDPNDPKGMQLSETAYHFLGGLIKHAYNYTAIMNPTVNSYKRLVPGYEAPVYIAWAGRNRSPLVRVPASRGMGTRLELRSVDPMANPYIAMAVLLEVGLHGIENKIEAPAPIEENIYIMTAEERKEAGITDLPSTLHNALKALTEDEVVRAALGEHIYTSFLEAKRIEWASYATFVSQWEIDNYLDLY; via the coding sequence ATGCCAATCACAGCTGCAGATATTCGTCGTGAAGTCAAGGAAAAAAATGTTACCTTTATTCGTCTCATGTTCTCAGATATTTTGGGAACCATGAAAAACGTCGAAATTCCTGCTACAGATGAACAGTTAGATAAAGTCTTGTCAAATAAGGCTATGTTTGATGGATCTTCTATTGAAGGTTTTGTACGTATCAATGAGTCAGATATGTACTTGTACCCAGACTTGGATACATGGACAGTCTTCCCTTGGGGAGATGAAAATGGAAGTGTTGCAGGTTTGATCTGTGATGTCTATACAACAGAAGGTGAACCATTTGCAGGTGACCCTCGTGGCAATTTGAAGCGTGCTCTTCGTCACATGGAGGAAGTGGGATTCAAGTCCTTCAACCTTGGACCAGAGCCAGAATTCTTCCTATTTAAGTTGGATGAAAATGGAGACCCAACACTTGAAGTGAATGACAAGGGTGGCTACTTTGATTTGGCGCCTACTGACCTTGCGGACAACACACGTCGTGAGATTGTGAATGTCTTGACCAAAATGGGATTTGAAGTAGAAGCGAGTCACCACGAGGTTGCGGTTGGACAACATGAGATTGACTTCAAGTACGATGAAGTTCTCCGTGCTTGTGATAAGATTCAAATCTTTAAACTTGTTGTTAAAACTATTGCTCGCAAACATGGGCTTTACGCAACTTTTATGGCCAAACCAAAATTTGGTATTGCCGGATCAGGTATGCACTGTAATATGTCCTTGTTTGATGCAGAAGGAAACAATGCCTTCTTTGATCCAAATGATCCAAAAGGAATGCAGTTGTCAGAAACGGCCTACCATTTCCTTGGTGGTTTGATCAAACATGCCTACAACTATACTGCCATCATGAACCCAACGGTTAACTCATACAAACGTTTGGTTCCAGGTTATGAAGCGCCGGTTTACATTGCTTGGGCTGGTCGTAACCGTTCGCCACTTGTGCGCGTGCCTGCTTCACGTGGCATGGGAACTCGTCTTGAGTTACGTTCAGTGGATCCGATGGCAAACCCATACATCGCTATGGCTGTTCTTTTGGAAGTTGGTTTACATGGTATTGAAAACAAAATCGAAGCACCAGCTCCTATCGAAGAAAATATCTACATCATGACAGCAGAAGAGCGCAAGGAAGCTGGTATTACAGACCTTCCGTCAACCCTTCACAACGCTTTGAAAGCTCTGACTGAAGATGAAGTTGTCAGAGCGGCTCTTGGAGAACATATCTATACTAGTTTCCTTGAAGCCAAACGAATCGAATGGGCAAGCTATGCAACCTTCGTTTCACAATGGGAAATTGATAACTATTTAGACCTTTACTAA
- the glnR gene encoding transcriptional repressor GlnR produces the protein MKEKEFRRNMAVFPIGSVMKLTDLSARQIRYYEDQELIKPDRNEGNRRMYSLNDMDRLLEIKDYISEGYNIAAIKKKYAEREAKSKKAVSQTEVRRALHNELLQQGRFASVRSPFGRG, from the coding sequence ATGAAGGAAAAAGAATTTCGCCGAAATATGGCTGTTTTTCCTATCGGCAGTGTTATGAAGTTGACCGATTTATCGGCGCGTCAGATTCGTTATTATGAAGATCAAGAGTTGATTAAGCCTGATCGAAACGAAGGGAACCGTCGCATGTATTCCTTGAATGACATGGATCGTCTGCTTGAAATCAAAGATTATATCTCTGAAGGTTATAATATCGCTGCCATTAAGAAAAAATATGCTGAACGTGAAGCGAAATCCAAGAAAGCGGTGAGTCAGACTGAGGTGCGTCGTGCACTTCACAATGAACTCCTCCAACAGGGTCGCTTTGCTTCAGTACGGTCACCTTTTGGTCGCGGTTAG
- a CDS encoding phosphoglycerate kinase, with translation MAKLTVKDVDLKGKKVLVRVDFNVPLKDGVITNDNRITAALPTIKYIIEQGGRAILFSHLGRVKEEADKAGKSLAPVAADLAAKLGQDVVFPGVTRGAELEAAINALEDGQVLLVENTRYEDVDGKKESKNDPELGKYWASLGDGIFVNDAFGTAHRAHASNVGISANVEKAVAGFLLENEIAYIQEAVETPERPFVAILGGSKVSDKIGVIENLLEKADKVLIGGGMTYTFYKAQGIEIGNSLVEEDKLDVAKALLEKANGKLILPVDSKEANAFAGYTEVRDTEGEAVSEGFLGLDIGPKSIAKFDEALTGAKTVVWNGPMGVFENPDFQAGTIGVMDAIVKQPGVKSIIGGGDSAAAAINLGRADKFSWISTGGGASMELLEGKVLPGLAALTEK, from the coding sequence ATGGCAAAACTTACTGTTAAAGACGTTGACTTGAAAGGTAAAAAAGTCCTCGTTCGTGTTGACTTCAACGTACCATTGAAAGATGGCGTAATCACTAACGACAACCGTATCACAGCAGCTCTTCCAACTATTAAGTACATCATCGAACAAGGTGGACGTGCAATTCTTTTCTCTCACCTTGGACGTGTGAAAGAAGAAGCTGATAAAGCTGGTAAATCACTTGCTCCTGTAGCAGCAGACTTGGCAGCTAAATTGGGCCAAGACGTTGTTTTCCCAGGTGTTACTCGTGGTGCTGAATTGGAAGCAGCTATCAACGCTCTTGAAGATGGACAAGTTCTCTTGGTTGAAAACACTCGTTACGAAGATGTTGACGGCAAGAAAGAATCTAAAAACGATCCTGAACTTGGTAAATACTGGGCATCACTTGGAGATGGTATCTTCGTAAACGATGCATTCGGTACAGCTCACCGTGCACACGCATCTAACGTTGGTATCTCAGCAAACGTTGAAAAAGCAGTTGCTGGTTTCCTTCTTGAAAACGAAATTGCCTACATCCAAGAAGCAGTTGAAACTCCAGAACGTCCATTCGTGGCTATCCTTGGTGGTTCAAAAGTTTCAGACAAGATCGGTGTTATCGAAAACTTGCTTGAAAAAGCTGATAAAGTCCTTATCGGTGGTGGTATGACTTACACATTCTACAAAGCACAAGGTATCGAAATCGGTAACTCACTTGTAGAAGAAGACAAATTGGATGTTGCGAAAGCTCTTCTTGAAAAAGCAAACGGTAAATTGATCTTGCCAGTTGACTCAAAAGAAGCTAACGCATTTGCTGGTTACACTGAAGTGCGTGACACTGAAGGTGAAGCAGTTTCTGAAGGCTTCCTTGGTCTTGACATCGGTCCAAAATCTATCGCTAAATTTGACGAAGCTTTGACTGGTGCCAAAACAGTTGTATGGAACGGACCTATGGGTGTATTTGAAAACCCAGACTTCCAAGCTGGAACAATCGGTGTGATGGACGCTATCGTGAAACAACCAGGCGTTAAATCAATCATCGGTGGTGGTGACTCAGCTGCCGCAGCGATTAACCTTGGCCGTGCAGATAAATTCTCATGGATCTCTACTGGTGGTGGAGCATCAATGGAACTTCTTGAAGGTAAAGTTCTTCCAGGACTTGCAGCCTTGACAGAAAAATAA